The following is a genomic window from Capnocytophaga stomatis.
ATTTTCACACAATGAGAAATTTTTCAATATCACTTACACTATTATTTATCTCTTTTGCTTCGTGTAGTTTCGTGAGCAAAAAATTTGATGATCCGGAGAAAGACAAACTTTTGGTGGAAATCATCCAACACATTCTTACCAACAAACATTTCAATCCTGTTGAAGTTAATGACGATTTTTCCAAACAGATGTACAAAAACTACATTGAGCATTTGGATAGCCAAAAGCGTTATTTTTTACAATCCGACATCAATGAATTCAAAAAATATGAAACTCGTTTGGACGACGATTTAAAAAATGACGACCTTTCATTCTTCAATCTGACTTATAACAGACTGATTCAAAGAATGAAAGAAGCTGAAGATATTGCTAAAGATATTTTCAAAAAACCTATTAATTTTTCATCAAAAGAAACTATTAACACTGATTTTGAAAAGATTCCGTATGCAAAAAACAAAGCCGAATTGCAAAAACGTTGGCAACAAATCATCACTTTTTCAATTTTGTCCAGCTATGTAACAAAGGAAAAAGAAGAAAAAACCAAAAAGGAAAAAGATGCTAACTACAAAATAAAATCGGAAGAGGAATTACGAAAAGAAGCCACTGAAACTTCTGAAAAAACGCTTCTCGAGCTATTTTCATTCCTTGATGATATGGTAAAAGAAGAATGGTTCAGCATTTATGTCAATGCTATGACTGAAACTTTTGACCCTCACACAACCTATATGGCTCCTGATATCAAAGATAATTTTGACCGTGATATGTCAGGAAAATTTGAGGGAATTGGTGCTCAATTACAGAAAAAAGCAGATGGTATCCGCATTACAGGCGTGATGCTTGGCGGTCCGGTTTGGAAAGGAAAACTTTTGGAAGTTGGTGACCACATCTTAAAAGTAGCACAAGGAAGTGAAGAGCCTGTGGATATTGTAGGTATGCGTTTAGATGACGCCATAAAACTCATAAAAGGTCCTAAAGGAACGGAAGTTCGCCTTACTGTAAAACGTGTTGACGGAACTATTGAAGTGGTGTCTATCATTCGTGATATGGTGGAACTGGAGGAAACATTTGCCAAAGCTGCAATTATTGAAGATGGTGGCAAAAAATACGGTATCATCAACCTACCTAAATTCTATATTGATTTCAAAAATCAAAGAGAACGAAACGCCGCTTCAGATGTAGCTTTAGAAATTGAAAAACTTAAAAAAGAAAATATTGATGGCTTAATCATTGACCTGAGAAATAACGGTGGTGGCTCATTGAGAGCTGTTGTTGAACTCGGCGGTTTGTTCATCAAAAACGGACCTATCGTTCAAGTAAAATCACCTCGCGGTCGTATTGACGTTTTGTCAGATACTGATTCTCGCATACAGTGGGATGGCTCGTTAGTTATTCTGGTTAATGAATTATCGGCTTCTGCTTCTGAAATTTTGGCTGCCGCTATGCAAGATTACAAAAGAGCTATCGTAATTGGAGGCAAACAAACTTTCGGAAAAGGAACTGTTCAAAGCTTTGAGGACTTAAACAATTACGTTCGTCAAAATTCATTCGGAGATTTGGGAGCTTTGAAATACACTATTCAGAAATTCTATCGTATTAACGGAGGTTCTACTCAATTGGAAGGAGTAAAAAGTGACATCGTTGTTCCTGATAAATATAAATATATCGACGTTGGAGAACGTGACCTAACAAACGCGATGAAATGGGACAAAATTGACCCAGTGCAGTTTGAATCTTGGCAAAATAATGCTAATTTTAACAAGGCTATCGAAAATAGTAATAAAAGAATTGGCGAAAATGCACATTTAAAGCTCATTGATGAAAATGCTAAATGGGTAAAACAACAACAAAACAAAAATGTTTTTCCTTTAAATCACGAAGCTTACAAAAAAGTTGTTGAAAAAGATGAGGAGGAAGCAAAACGATTTAAAGCCATTTCGGATTACAAATCAAACTTGAAATTTGTTTCTCTTCCTTCTGAAGAGGCTAAAATACAAGGTAATGAAGATTTGAAATTACGTCGCGACCGTTGGCACGAAACACTACAACAAGATGTTTACATTGATGAAGCTGTAAATATTTTAAAAGATTTGAATGCAAAATAATTAAATAAAAAAACTTATGTTTTTTGAGGCA
Proteins encoded in this region:
- a CDS encoding carboxy terminal-processing peptidase produces the protein MRNFSISLTLLFISFASCSFVSKKFDDPEKDKLLVEIIQHILTNKHFNPVEVNDDFSKQMYKNYIEHLDSQKRYFLQSDINEFKKYETRLDDDLKNDDLSFFNLTYNRLIQRMKEAEDIAKDIFKKPINFSSKETINTDFEKIPYAKNKAELQKRWQQIITFSILSSYVTKEKEEKTKKEKDANYKIKSEEELRKEATETSEKTLLELFSFLDDMVKEEWFSIYVNAMTETFDPHTTYMAPDIKDNFDRDMSGKFEGIGAQLQKKADGIRITGVMLGGPVWKGKLLEVGDHILKVAQGSEEPVDIVGMRLDDAIKLIKGPKGTEVRLTVKRVDGTIEVVSIIRDMVELEETFAKAAIIEDGGKKYGIINLPKFYIDFKNQRERNAASDVALEIEKLKKENIDGLIIDLRNNGGGSLRAVVELGGLFIKNGPIVQVKSPRGRIDVLSDTDSRIQWDGSLVILVNELSASASEILAAAMQDYKRAIVIGGKQTFGKGTVQSFEDLNNYVRQNSFGDLGALKYTIQKFYRINGGSTQLEGVKSDIVVPDKYKYIDVGERDLTNAMKWDKIDPVQFESWQNNANFNKAIENSNKRIGENAHLKLIDENAKWVKQQQNKNVFPLNHEAYKKVVEKDEEEAKRFKAISDYKSNLKFVSLPSEEAKIQGNEDLKLRRDRWHETLQQDVYIDEAVNILKDLNAK